The following are encoded in a window of Longimicrobium sp. genomic DNA:
- a CDS encoding amino acid adenylation domain-containing protein, with the protein MTDITSRLADLSPERRRLLALKLKQKAAAADAPAAVGERPSVFPASFAQRRLWLLDRLEPGSTAYSLPKVWRIPGPLDAAVLERALDELVRRHESLRTRLEERDGEPVQVIAPPSSFTLEMTDLSALGPDASRAELERLARADAATPFRLDEGPLFRASLVRLGDEEHALLWNLHHAVTDGWSTGILARELAALYGAFSRGEPSPLSPLPLQYGDHAVRERERLSGEALERLVGFWRGALAGAPTRLELPPDHPRPAERTHHGASVEAFLGDGITARVDALARAHDATAFMVYLAVFHLLLSRYTRQDEVLVGTAVANRATEDVEGIVGFFVNTLVLRGDLTGDPTFGELLARTRDATVAAFEHQALPFEKLVEELNPERSLTHAPLVQAVMVLHNQQSVGAPPSGSAEPALRLEAVGEGTEAARFDLSLDLVQLPDGVFVRLGYATDLLAEATVRGMLGHFAALLDAAAASPGARISTLPLIGEAEQAALVAAGSADALPVTQTLPALFAEQAAGTPDAVALAFGDETVTYAELDARANRLAHRLVKLGARPDALVGLFVERSIETVVAILAILKAGAAYLPLDPAYPEDRLAYMLGDSGAEIVVTTAALADRLPGGGMALVRLDADAEEVAAEPPDAPAIGISPDSLAYAIYTSGSTGTPKGVAVPQRAVVRLVRGAGFADLGPEQVFLQLAPMAFDASTLELWAPLLNGGRLAIAPPEAPSLREIAELVRRHGVTTLWLTAGLFHRMADEELDALGSLRQLLAGGDVLSVPHVRKVLQAHPRLRLINGYGPTENTTFTCCHTVGPGDAERASIPIGRPIAGTRAWVLDGAMRPCPAGVPGELYAGGEGVARGYLGRPAATAERFVPDPFSAEPGMRLYRTGDWARWTDVRECESAKVRECEGGTDAREATFAPSHSRTSALEFLGRIDQQVKVRGFRIEPGEVEAALKAHPGVGDAVVTARADGGGERRLVAYVVARGGGAPSAAELRAALAARLPDPMIPSAFVALDALPLTANGKVDRRALPAPEVGGDEDAYVPPRTPAEQVLAEIWAGVLGAGRVGLNDDFFALGGHSLLATQVVSRVREAFGVELPLRALFEAPRLGAFAEKVDAAVLGQAGADAPVTARGGNDLPLSFAQERLWFIDRLEPGSTAYNVAMPVRLGGALNVAALERALGELIRRHAALRTRFAVVDGAPVQRIEPAGPFRLEVDDISALAADEREAEIGRRAAAERQTPFDLEAGPLFRARLVRAGEGDHLLQMAFHHAITDGWSTGIFLRELTTLYAAIARGEPSPLAEPPVRYADFAAWQREWLRGERLEAQVAWWRRHLAGAPAVITLPTDRPRPPAQSHRGARIDFSIPAPLAEGLRAVALEQRATPFMALLASFTLLLSRWSGQDDVVVGTPVAGRTRREVEGVIGLFVNTLPIRTELAGDPTFRALLARVREATLGAYAHQDLPFERLVEELAPERSLSHAPVFQVMLTLQNLPEGPGEGFAELDARGVDGGQGTAKADLSLMLGEMPDGGIAGSLEYATDLFDEATAHRLADHLRTLIGAANAAPDAPVSTLSLLGDEERAALIAAGSATASFEVTDALPALFARQAARTPDAVAVTFGDESVAYAELDARANRLAHRLVKLGARQDTLVGLCIERSVETIVGILGILKSGAGYLPLDPAYPEDRLAYLLEDSGISVVVTTADLADRLGDGATLVRLDADAEAIAAEPSAAPEIDISPDSLAYVIYTSGSTGKPKGVEVTHANVARLFASTDHWFGFGERDVWTLFHSYAFDFSVWEIWGALLYGGRLVVVPFDVSRSPDEFYVLLERERVTVLNQTPSAFRQLMRADEVAAERGEMRDLALRCVVFGGEALDPATLRGWVERRGDESPRLVNMYGITETTVHVTYRVIRAGDTIDGSASPIGIPIPDLAVHLLDRHGQLVPTGVVGEMYVGGAGVARGYLHRPEMTAQRFVSDPFSAEPDARLYRSGDLARRLPDGSLDFQGRADEQVKIRGFRIEPGEIESVLLAHPAVREAVVLPRGEGEEKRLVAWIVATEGVDAAGLRAHLLARLPDYMVPAAFVFMDALPLTRHGKVDRRALPEPDAAALSGAGYVAPRTPTEELLAAVWAELLGAARVGVDDGFFELGGHSLLATRLASRVRESLGVELPVRAVFEHPTLGALAAEVDRLRRAAQGVETPPIRPVAREGTDLPLSFAQERLWFVDRMEAGSATYHMPLFARLEGALDADALRRALDELVRRHESLRTSFPLVDGLPVQRVAPPAPVELFTHDFAAFRDDEREEEAQRLVREHARIPFTLETGPLFRADLAKLGEREHLLLITLHHVIADGWSLDLLWRELAALYGAFSRGEPSPLAEPPVQYGDFAAWQRAWLQGEVLERQLAYWRRTLRGAPPLLKLPTDRPRPEVQTHNAATEIAVLPREQADAVLALARREGSTLFMVLLAALDVVLSRLAGDNDVVVGTPIAGRTRAETEGVVGLFLNSLALRVDLSGDPAFSALLRRVRETTLDAYAHQDVPFEAVLEEIHPERTLDRTPVFQVMLNLANFAAETGGAGGDLPGLQVRGVDRGGPLASKFDLTLYAGEGADGILLQLVYNPDLFDAARMQALLAQVAGVLEQAAADPARAVSALSLAMEEVAPGADRTVRTAAGAAAGVGELGVVWTRGADGAWRPTAERGRLLPDGAVEAVREEAEAAAAARSTTVAGRAPTETERVMLEIWRDVLKVAGIGLDDDFFDLGGHSLLGVRLVAQVKKRLKVSLPLTVLFAHPTPAGLAAAVDDAGKARDFHHLVPLTDVAAGSLPPLFLTHPAGGTVFRYRDLADRLGPARPVYALQAAGVSDGGEPLRSVDLMAGRYLEEVRRAQPRGPYHLAGWSAGGVTAVEMAHRLLAAGEEVAFVGMLDSSPPNADAEIPDPVGMYLRLAAGLSGAPGPVLEKLGDELAGLSIGERLEHLARWLAAHGAESRVGELDGLRPVMEVFRANVTAARRHVLAPYPGRLTLFCAEQGRGEGWEAANLPELWRPYAAGELQVEIVPGTHVNMIGEPHVDVLAEAIEAAIAGESAPTAAAGG; encoded by the coding sequence ATGACCGACATCACCTCGAGGCTGGCCGATCTCTCGCCCGAACGGCGCAGGCTGCTGGCGCTGAAGCTCAAGCAGAAGGCGGCGGCCGCGGACGCGCCCGCCGCGGTCGGCGAGCGCCCGTCCGTGTTCCCCGCCTCGTTCGCGCAGCGCCGGCTCTGGCTGCTGGACCGCCTGGAGCCGGGAAGCACCGCCTACAGCCTCCCCAAGGTCTGGCGCATCCCCGGCCCGCTCGACGCCGCCGTGCTGGAGCGCGCGCTGGACGAGCTCGTCCGGCGCCACGAGTCGCTGCGCACCCGCCTGGAGGAGCGCGACGGCGAGCCCGTGCAGGTCATCGCCCCGCCGTCTTCCTTCACGCTGGAGATGACGGACCTCTCCGCGCTCGGCCCCGACGCGTCGCGCGCCGAGCTGGAGCGGCTGGCGCGCGCGGATGCCGCCACCCCCTTCCGGCTGGACGAGGGGCCGCTCTTCCGCGCATCGCTGGTGCGTTTGGGAGATGAGGAACACGCGCTGCTCTGGAACCTGCACCACGCGGTCACCGACGGGTGGTCGACGGGGATTCTCGCGCGCGAGCTGGCTGCGCTGTACGGGGCGTTCTCGCGCGGCGAGCCGTCGCCGCTCTCGCCCCTTCCCCTCCAGTACGGCGACCACGCCGTGCGCGAGCGCGAGCGCCTGTCGGGCGAGGCGCTGGAGCGGCTGGTGGGCTTCTGGCGCGGCGCGCTGGCCGGCGCGCCCACGCGGCTGGAGCTGCCGCCCGACCACCCCCGCCCGGCCGAGCGCACCCACCACGGCGCCTCGGTCGAGGCCTTCCTGGGCGATGGCATCACCGCCCGCGTCGACGCGCTGGCCCGCGCGCACGACGCCACGGCGTTCATGGTCTACCTGGCCGTCTTCCACCTCCTCCTGTCGCGCTACACCCGCCAGGACGAGGTGCTGGTGGGCACCGCGGTGGCCAACCGCGCCACCGAAGACGTGGAGGGGATCGTCGGCTTCTTCGTCAACACGCTGGTGCTGCGCGGCGACCTCACGGGCGACCCCACCTTCGGCGAGCTGCTGGCGCGCACGCGCGACGCGACGGTGGCCGCCTTCGAGCACCAGGCGCTCCCGTTCGAGAAGCTGGTGGAGGAGCTGAACCCCGAGCGGTCGCTCACCCACGCGCCGCTGGTGCAGGCGGTGATGGTGCTGCACAACCAGCAGAGCGTCGGCGCGCCCCCGTCCGGCAGCGCGGAGCCCGCGCTGCGGCTGGAGGCGGTGGGAGAGGGGACCGAGGCCGCCCGCTTCGACCTGAGCCTGGACCTGGTACAGCTGCCGGACGGCGTGTTCGTGCGCCTCGGCTACGCCACGGATCTCCTCGCGGAGGCCACCGTCCGCGGGATGCTGGGCCACTTCGCCGCCCTGCTGGACGCGGCGGCGGCCTCGCCCGGCGCGCGCATCTCCACCCTCCCGCTGATCGGGGAAGCGGAGCAGGCCGCGCTCGTCGCCGCCGGCTCGGCGGACGCGCTGCCGGTGACGCAGACGCTCCCCGCGCTCTTCGCGGAGCAGGCAGCCGGAACGCCGGACGCGGTCGCGCTGGCGTTCGGGGACGAGACCGTCACGTACGCGGAGCTGGACGCGCGGGCCAACCGCCTCGCCCACCGGCTGGTGAAGCTGGGCGCGCGGCCGGATGCGCTCGTGGGCCTCTTCGTCGAGCGCTCCATCGAGACCGTCGTCGCCATCCTGGCGATCCTGAAGGCCGGCGCCGCCTATCTCCCGCTCGACCCCGCCTATCCCGAAGACCGCCTGGCGTACATGCTGGGAGATTCGGGTGCGGAGATCGTGGTCACCACCGCCGCGCTCGCCGACCGTCTCCCGGGCGGGGGGATGGCGCTCGTGCGGCTGGATGCGGACGCGGAGGAGGTCGCCGCGGAGCCGCCGGACGCGCCGGCGATCGGCATCTCCCCCGATTCCCTCGCGTACGCCATCTACACCTCGGGGTCGACGGGTACGCCCAAGGGGGTGGCGGTGCCGCAGCGCGCGGTGGTGCGGCTGGTGCGCGGGGCCGGCTTCGCCGACCTGGGGCCGGAGCAGGTGTTCCTGCAGCTGGCGCCCATGGCCTTCGACGCGTCGACGCTGGAGCTGTGGGCGCCGCTGCTGAACGGCGGCCGCCTGGCCATCGCCCCGCCCGAGGCGCCGTCGCTGCGCGAGATCGCGGAGCTGGTGCGGCGCCACGGAGTCACCACGCTCTGGCTGACCGCCGGGCTCTTCCACCGCATGGCGGACGAAGAGCTGGATGCGCTCGGGTCGCTGCGCCAGCTGCTGGCCGGCGGCGACGTGCTCTCCGTGCCGCACGTGCGGAAGGTGCTGCAGGCGCATCCCCGCCTGCGGCTGATCAACGGCTACGGTCCGACGGAGAACACCACCTTCACCTGCTGCCACACGGTCGGCCCCGGCGACGCGGAGCGCGCGTCCATCCCCATCGGCCGGCCGATCGCCGGCACGCGCGCCTGGGTGCTGGACGGGGCGATGCGGCCGTGCCCGGCGGGCGTCCCCGGCGAGCTGTACGCGGGCGGCGAGGGGGTGGCACGCGGCTACCTGGGGCGCCCTGCGGCCACCGCCGAGCGCTTCGTCCCCGACCCGTTCTCCGCCGAGCCGGGGATGCGGCTGTACCGCACGGGCGACTGGGCGCGGTGGACGGACGTGCGTGAGTGCGAAAGTGCGAAGGTGCGAGAGTGCGAAGGTGGCACGGATGCGCGCGAAGCCACGTTCGCACCCTCGCACTCTCGCACTTCCGCACTCGAGTTCCTGGGCCGCATCGACCAGCAGGTGAAGGTCCGCGGCTTCCGCATCGAGCCGGGCGAGGTCGAGGCCGCGCTGAAGGCGCACCCCGGCGTGGGCGACGCGGTGGTGACGGCCCGCGCGGACGGCGGCGGCGAGCGGCGGCTGGTGGCCTACGTGGTCGCGCGCGGCGGCGGCGCGCCCTCCGCCGCCGAGCTGCGCGCGGCGCTGGCGGCCCGCCTTCCCGACCCCATGATCCCCTCCGCCTTCGTGGCACTGGACGCGCTCCCGCTCACGGCGAACGGGAAGGTGGACCGGCGCGCGCTCCCCGCGCCCGAGGTGGGCGGCGACGAGGACGCGTACGTGCCGCCGCGCACCCCGGCCGAGCAGGTGCTGGCGGAGATCTGGGCGGGCGTGCTGGGCGCCGGGCGCGTCGGCCTCAACGACGACTTCTTCGCGCTGGGCGGGCACTCGCTCCTGGCCACGCAGGTGGTCTCGCGCGTGCGCGAGGCGTTCGGCGTGGAGCTGCCGCTGCGCGCGCTGTTCGAGGCGCCGCGCCTGGGCGCCTTCGCGGAGAAGGTCGACGCCGCCGTCCTCGGCCAGGCCGGCGCCGACGCGCCGGTGACGGCCCGTGGCGGCAACGACCTCCCGCTCTCGTTCGCGCAGGAGCGGCTCTGGTTCATCGACCGGCTGGAGCCCGGGAGCACGGCCTACAACGTGGCCATGCCGGTGCGGCTGGGCGGCGCGCTGAACGTGGCCGCGCTGGAGCGGGCGCTGGGCGAGCTGATCCGCCGCCACGCCGCGCTCCGCACCCGCTTCGCGGTGGTGGACGGCGCGCCGGTGCAGCGCATCGAGCCCGCGGGGCCCTTCCGGCTGGAGGTGGACGACATCTCCGCCCTGGCCGCGGACGAGCGGGAGGCGGAGATCGGCCGCCGCGCCGCCGCCGAGCGGCAGACGCCGTTCGACCTGGAGGCCGGCCCGCTCTTCCGCGCCCGGCTGGTGCGCGCGGGCGAGGGCGACCACCTGCTGCAGATGGCCTTCCACCACGCCATCACCGACGGGTGGAGCACGGGGATCTTTCTCCGCGAGCTGACCACGCTCTACGCCGCCATCGCGCGCGGCGAGCCGTCTCCGCTGGCCGAGCCGCCGGTGCGCTATGCCGACTTCGCCGCCTGGCAGCGCGAGTGGCTGCGCGGCGAGCGGCTGGAGGCGCAGGTGGCGTGGTGGCGACGCCACCTGGCCGGCGCCCCCGCCGTCATCACCCTGCCCACCGACCGACCGCGCCCGCCCGCGCAGAGCCACCGCGGCGCGCGCATCGACTTCTCCATCCCCGCCCCGCTGGCCGAGGGGCTGCGCGCGGTGGCGCTGGAGCAGCGGGCCACGCCGTTCATGGCGCTGCTGGCGTCGTTCACCCTGCTGCTGTCGCGCTGGTCGGGTCAGGACGACGTGGTGGTGGGCACGCCGGTGGCCGGGCGCACGCGCCGCGAGGTGGAGGGGGTGATCGGCCTGTTCGTGAACACCCTCCCCATCCGCACCGAGCTGGCGGGCGACCCTACGTTCCGCGCGCTCCTGGCCCGCGTGCGCGAGGCCACGCTGGGCGCGTACGCCCACCAGGACCTCCCGTTCGAGCGGCTGGTGGAGGAGCTGGCGCCCGAGCGCTCGCTCAGCCACGCGCCGGTCTTCCAGGTGATGCTGACCCTGCAGAACCTTCCCGAAGGGCCGGGAGAGGGGTTCGCGGAGCTCGACGCGCGCGGGGTCGACGGCGGCCAGGGCACGGCGAAGGCCGACCTGTCGCTGATGCTGGGCGAGATGCCCGACGGGGGGATCGCCGGCTCGCTGGAGTACGCCACCGACCTGTTCGACGAGGCCACCGCGCACCGGCTGGCGGACCACCTGCGCACTCTCATCGGCGCCGCCAACGCCGCGCCCGACGCGCCCGTCTCCACCCTGTCGCTGCTGGGCGACGAGGAGCGCGCCGCGCTGATCGCCGCCGGCTCGGCGACGGCGTCGTTCGAGGTCACCGACGCGCTTCCCGCGCTCTTTGCCCGGCAGGCGGCGCGCACGCCGGATGCGGTCGCCGTGACGTTCGGAGATGAGTCCGTCGCCTACGCGGAGCTGGACGCGCGCGCCAACCGTCTCGCCCATCGTCTCGTGAAGCTGGGGGCGCGGCAGGACACGCTCGTCGGCCTCTGCATCGAGCGCTCGGTGGAGACGATCGTCGGCATCCTGGGGATTTTGAAGTCGGGCGCGGGCTACCTCCCGCTCGACCCCGCGTATCCCGAGGACCGCCTGGCCTACCTGCTGGAGGATTCGGGCATCTCCGTGGTCGTCACCACCGCGGATCTCGCGGATCGATTGGGGGATGGCGCCACGCTCGTCCGCCTCGATGCGGACGCGGAGGCGATCGCCGCCGAGCCGTCCGCCGCGCCGGAGATCGACATCTCCCCCGACTCGCTCGCGTACGTCATCTACACGTCGGGATCGACCGGCAAGCCGAAGGGGGTGGAGGTCACCCACGCCAACGTCGCGCGCCTCTTCGCGTCGACCGACCACTGGTTCGGGTTCGGCGAGCGGGACGTGTGGACGCTCTTCCACTCGTACGCCTTCGACTTCTCCGTGTGGGAGATCTGGGGCGCGCTGCTGTACGGCGGCCGGCTCGTCGTCGTTCCCTTCGACGTATCTCGATCTCCCGACGAGTTTTACGTGCTGCTGGAGCGCGAGCGCGTCACCGTGCTGAACCAGACGCCGTCCGCCTTCCGCCAGCTGATGCGCGCGGACGAGGTGGCGGCGGAGCGGGGGGAGATGCGGGATCTCGCGCTGCGCTGCGTCGTCTTCGGCGGCGAGGCGCTGGACCCGGCAACACTGCGCGGATGGGTGGAGCGGCGGGGGGACGAATCGCCGCGGCTCGTGAACATGTACGGCATCACCGAGACGACGGTGCACGTCACCTATCGTGTAATCCGGGCTGGAGATACGATCGATGGCTCGGCCTCGCCGATCGGCATCCCCATCCCCGATCTCGCCGTCCATCTCCTCGACCGCCACGGGCAGCTCGTCCCCACCGGCGTGGTCGGGGAGATGTACGTCGGCGGCGCGGGGGTGGCGCGGGGATATCTCCATCGCCCCGAGATGACGGCGCAGCGCTTCGTCTCCGATCCGTTCTCCGCCGAGCCGGACGCACGGCTGTACCGGTCGGGCGATCTCGCCCGTCGTCTGCCCGACGGCTCGCTCGACTTCCAGGGGCGCGCCGACGAGCAGGTGAAGATCCGCGGCTTCCGCATCGAGCCAGGGGAGATCGAGTCCGTCCTCCTCGCCCATCCCGCCGTCCGCGAGGCCGTCGTCCTCCCGCGCGGCGAGGGAGAAGAGAAGCGGCTCGTCGCCTGGATCGTCGCAACGGAAGGAGTGGATGCGGCGGGGCTGCGGGCGCATCTCTTGGCCCGCCTCCCCGACTACATGGTGCCGGCCGCGTTCGTGTTCATGGACGCGCTCCCGCTCACCCGCCACGGCAAGGTCGACCGCCGCGCGCTGCCGGAGCCCGACGCCGCCGCCCTCTCCGGCGCCGGCTACGTGGCGCCGCGCACCCCCACCGAGGAGCTGCTGGCCGCCGTCTGGGCCGAGCTGCTGGGCGCCGCGCGCGTGGGGGTGGACGACGGCTTCTTCGAGCTGGGCGGCCACTCGCTGCTGGCCACGCGCCTCGCCTCGCGCGTGCGCGAGAGCCTGGGGGTGGAGCTGCCGGTGCGCGCCGTGTTCGAGCATCCCACGCTGGGCGCGCTGGCCGCCGAGGTCGACCGCCTGCGCCGCGCCGCGCAGGGGGTGGAGACGCCGCCGATCCGCCCCGTGGCCCGCGAGGGGACGGACCTGCCGCTGTCGTTCGCGCAGGAGCGGCTCTGGTTCGTGGACCGGATGGAGGCGGGGAGCGCCACCTACCACATGCCGCTCTTCGCCCGGCTCGAGGGCGCGCTGGACGCGGATGCGCTCCGCCGCGCGCTGGACGAGCTGGTGCGGCGGCACGAGTCGCTGCGCACCTCCTTCCCGCTGGTGGACGGGCTTCCCGTGCAGCGCGTGGCGCCGCCCGCGCCGGTGGAGCTGTTCACCCACGACTTCGCCGCCTTCCGCGACGACGAACGCGAGGAAGAGGCGCAGCGGCTGGTGCGCGAGCACGCCCGCATCCCCTTCACGCTGGAGACCGGGCCGCTCTTCCGCGCCGACCTGGCGAAGCTGGGCGAGCGGGAGCACCTGCTGCTGATCACCCTGCACCACGTGATCGCCGACGGGTGGTCGCTGGACCTGCTCTGGCGCGAGCTCGCGGCGCTCTACGGCGCCTTCTCGCGCGGCGAGCCGTCGCCGCTGGCCGAGCCGCCCGTGCAGTACGGCGACTTCGCCGCGTGGCAGCGGGCGTGGCTGCAGGGCGAGGTGCTGGAGCGGCAGCTGGCCTACTGGCGGCGCACGTTGCGGGGCGCCCCGCCGCTCCTCAAGCTCCCCACCGACCGTCCGCGCCCCGAGGTGCAGACGCACAACGCCGCCACCGAGATCGCCGTCCTCCCGCGCGAGCAGGCCGACGCGGTGCTGGCGCTGGCCCGGCGCGAGGGCTCCACCCTGTTCATGGTGCTCCTGGCCGCGCTCGACGTGGTGCTCTCCCGTCTCGCCGGGGACAACGACGTCGTGGTCGGCACCCCCATCGCCGGGCGCACGCGGGCGGAGACCGAGGGGGTGGTGGGGCTCTTCCTCAACTCGCTGGCGCTGCGGGTGGACCTGTCCGGCGACCCGGCCTTCTCCGCGCTGCTGCGGCGCGTGCGCGAGACCACGCTCGACGCCTACGCCCACCAGGACGTGCCCTTCGAGGCCGTGCTGGAGGAGATCCACCCCGAGCGCACGCTCGACCGCACGCCGGTCTTCCAGGTGATGCTGAACCTGGCCAACTTCGCCGCCGAGACGGGCGGTGCCGGGGGCGATCTCCCCGGGCTGCAGGTGCGCGGGGTGGATCGCGGCGGCCCGCTCGCCAGCAAGTTCGACCTCACCCTGTACGCCGGCGAGGGCGCGGACGGCATCCTCCTGCAGCTGGTCTACAACCCCGACCTCTTCGACGCCGCGCGCATGCAGGCCCTCCTGGCGCAGGTGGCCGGCGTGCTGGAACAGGCCGCCGCCGACCCCGCGCGCGCCGTCTCCGCCCTCTCGCTGGCGATGGAGGAGGTGGCGCCCGGTGCGGACCGGACGGTGCGCACCGCCGCCGGCGCGGCCGCCGGCGTGGGCGAGCTGGGCGTGGTGTGGACGCGCGGCGCCGACGGCGCGTGGCGCCCCACCGCCGAGCGCGGGCGGCTCCTCCCCGACGGCGCGGTGGAGGCCGTCCGCGAGGAGGCGGAGGCAGCCGCCGCGGCTCGCTCGACGACGGTGGCGGGACGAGCGCCGACGGAGACCGAGCGGGTGATGCTGGAGATCTGGCGCGACGTGCTGAAGGTGGCGGGGATCGGGCTCGACGACGACTTCTTCGACCTGGGCGGGCACTCGCTGCTGGGGGTGCGGCTGGTGGCGCAGGTGAAGAAGCGGCTGAAGGTCAGCCTCCCGCTCACCGTGCTCTTCGCCCACCCCACCCCCGCCGGGCTGGCCGCCGCGGTCGACGACGCGGGGAAGGCGCGCGACTTCCACCACCTGGTCCCGCTCACCGACGTGGCGGCGGGGTCGCTGCCGCCGCTCTTCCTCACGCACCCGGCGGGCGGCACCGTCTTCCGTTACCGCGACCTGGCCGACCGGCTGGGGCCCGCGCGGCCGGTGTACGCGCTGCAGGCCGCGGGGGTCAGCGACGGGGGCGAGCCGCTGCGCAGCGTGGACCTGATGGCCGGGCGATACCTGGAAGAGGTGCGGCGGGCGCAGCCCCGGGGGCCGTACCACCTGGCCGGCTGGTCGGCCGGCGGGGTGACCGCGGTGGAGATGGCGCACCGGCTGCTGGCGGCCGGCGAGGAGGTGGCGTTCGTGGGGATGCTGGACAGCAGCCCGCCCAACGCCGACGCCGAGATCCCCGACCCGGTGGGGATGTACCTGCGCCTGGCCGCGGGGCTCTCCGGCGCCCCCGGTCCCGTGCTGGAGAAGCTGGGCGACGAGCTGGCCGGGCTGTCCATCGGCGAGCGGCTGGAGCACCTGGCGCGCTGGCTGGCCGCGCACGGGGCCGAGTCGCGCGTGGGCGAGCTCGACGGCCTGCGCCCGGTGATGGAGGTGTTCCGCGCCAACGTGACCGCCGCGCGCCGGCACGTGCTGGCGCCGTATCCCGGCCGGCTGACGCTCTTCTGCGCCGAGCAGGGGCGCGGCGAGGGGTGGGAGGCGGCCAACCTCCCCGAGCTCTGGCGCCCCTACGCCGCGGGCGAGTTGCAGGTGGAGATCGTCCCCGGCACCCACGTCAACATGATCGGCGAGCCCCACGTCGACGTCCTCGCCGAGGCCATCGAGGCGGCGATCGCCGGCGAATCGGCCCCGACTGCAGCCGCAGGCGGCTGA